The Gemmatimonadaceae bacterium DNA segment CAACCTCGCCCCGGACAGCATCTTCGTCTCGGCGCGCGACGAAGAGGCCGGCAGCGGCGGGCTGGAGCCGATGCGCGAGGTGCTCCGCGCGGCCCTGCGCGCCCGCAAGCCGGAGGTGGCGCTGTTGATCCCGATGACGCACGGCAAGCTGCTCGCCGAGGTGCATCGGGTGGGCGAGGTCACCGCCAGCGAGCCCGACGAGGCCGAGGGCGTGATGGTCATCACCGGTCGCTTCGATCCGGCATCGCTGGCGCGGCTGGAGCGGGACGGGGCGACGCGGCGGTAGATTCCCCGCGTGCCGTCCGCTCCGCATCCCGACCGCCTCGCCCGCCTCCGCGCGTCGCTGGCCACCAGCCAGCTCGACGCGCTGCTTGTGAGCGCGCTGCCCAACATCCGATACCTCTCCGGCTTCACGGGCTCAAACGCGTTGATGGTCGTGACGTCGGATGACGCCGTGCTGCTCACCGACTTCCGCTACGAAGTGCAGGTGAAGGACGAAGTCTCGCCGGCGGTGCGCGTCGTGATCGAGCAGCAGTCGCTGTGGACGCGGCTGTGGAAGGAGCTGAAGACGCTGGCGGGAGTGGAGGTGCTGGCCTTCGAGACCGCGCACACCACGCACCAGGATGCGGCGCGTTTCGTGGCCGAGGGCGGGGAAGGCAGTCGCTGGCGCTGGCGGCCCGCGCTCAATCTCGTCGAGGTCCTGCGCGAGACCAAGGACGAGAGCGAGCTCGCGCAGATCCGCGCGGCTGTGCAGATGGCCGAGCACGCGCTTTCGCGCACCTTGCCCCAGGTGGGCGCGGGCCTGAGCGAGCTCGAGGTGGCCGGCCTGCTGGAGTTCGAGATGCGCAAGGCGGGCAGCGAGCGCACCGCCTTCGAGACCATCGTCGCCGCAGGTGCGCGATCGGCCCTGCCGCACGCCAGGGCCTCGGCGCAGCTCATCGAGAAGGGCGATCTGCTCTTGTTCGACTTCGGGGCCACCAGCGGCGGCTACGTCAGTGACATCACCCGGACGTACATCGTCGGGCAGGCGCCGGACGAGCGCCAGCAGGAGATTCACGGCGTTGTTCGGGAGGCAAACGGGAGCGCTTCGGCGGGTGTTCGGGCCGGAATGCGCGGAAGGGATGCCGACGCGCTGGCGAGAGACTACATTGAGCGCCGCGGCTTCGGGGCCGCGTTTGGGCACTCGACGGGCCACGGGATCGGGTTGGAGATCCACGAGGCACCTAGGGTGGCCAAGACCGCCGAGGCCCCGCTGCCGGCCGGATCCGTGGTAACCATCGAGCCCGGCATCTATGTGGAAGGCTGGGGCGGGGTGAGGATCGAGGACGACGTCCTGATCTCGTCGGAAGGGCCGGTGGTGCTCACGGGGTTTGAGAGAGGGCTGATTCAGCTGTGAATATGGGCGGATGACGGATGACGGATGCTTGCATCCGTACCGGCTTCCGTCATCCGTCATCCGTCATCAATCCGAGTATGATTGACCTCCGCTACGTGAAGAAGCTCCTCGAGATGCTCGACGAGTCCACCGTGGACTCGATGGAGATCTCGTCGGACAAGGGAATGCGCATTCGGCTGAGCAAGACGCCGGTGGCGCGCGGCACCGTGCAGTACGCGGCCGCGCCGGCGGCGGCTCCTGCGCCGGCCCCGGCGGCTGCGACCGCGCCCGCCGTTGCTCCTGCGCCGGCTGCCGTCGCCGCGCCCGCCCCCGCGCCGGCCAGCAAGGGCGTCGACGTGAAGTCGCCGATGGTCGGCACGTTCTACGGATCGCCCGAGCCGGGTGCCAAGGCCTATGTGTCCGTCGGGCAGACGGTCAAGAAGGGCCAGGTGCTCTGCATCATCGAAGCGATGAAGATTATGAACGAGATCGAGTCCGAGGTCGCGGGCAAGGTCATCGAGATCCTCGCGTCGGACGCGCAGCCGGTGGAGTACGGCCAGGTCCTCTTCCGCGTGGATCCCAATGGCTGACGCGCCGGCACCGAAGCCGGCCACGGCGGCGCCGGCGGCCGCACCCGCCGCCGCACCGTACAACTTCAAGCTCGTCCTGCAGACGATGGTCCAGCAGGGCGGCTCCGACTTGCACCTCAAGATCGGTCGCCCCCCGACGATGCGCCTCAACGGCGAACTCGTCGCGATGGACCTTCCGGCCCTCAGGCCGGAGGACCTGCGCTCGATCGGCGAGCAGATCATCCCGCCCAAGCAGCGCAAGGAATTCGACGAGTCCAAGGACGCCGACTTCGCCATCGGCGTGCCGGGCATCGGGCGCTTCCGCGTCAACGTGTACCAGCAGCGCGGCTCGCTGGCCTACGCCTTTCGTGCCATTGCCTTCCAGGCGATGACGATGGAAGAGCTGAACCTGCCGCCCATCCTCAAGGACATCGCGCTCAAGCATCGCGGCCTCGTGCTCGTCACCGGCATCACCGGCTCGGGCAAGTCCACCGCGCTGGCCTCGATGATCCACTACGTCAACGAGCACCGGCACGCGAACATCATCACGATCGAAGACCCGATCGAATTCCTGCACCGCGACATCAACAGCCACATCAACCAGCGCGAAGTCGGCACCGACACGGTCAGCTTCTCGC contains these protein-coding regions:
- a CDS encoding aminopeptidase P family protein, giving the protein MPSAPHPDRLARLRASLATSQLDALLVSALPNIRYLSGFTGSNALMVVTSDDAVLLTDFRYEVQVKDEVSPAVRVVIEQQSLWTRLWKELKTLAGVEVLAFETAHTTHQDAARFVAEGGEGSRWRWRPALNLVEVLRETKDESELAQIRAAVQMAEHALSRTLPQVGAGLSELEVAGLLEFEMRKAGSERTAFETIVAAGARSALPHARASAQLIEKGDLLLFDFGATSGGYVSDITRTYIVGQAPDERQQEIHGVVREANGSASAGVRAGMRGRDADALARDYIERRGFGAAFGHSTGHGIGLEIHEAPRVAKTAEAPLPAGSVVTIEPGIYVEGWGGVRIEDDVLISSEGPVVLTGFERGLIQL
- a CDS encoding acetyl-CoA carboxylase biotin carboxyl carrier protein; this encodes MIDLRYVKKLLEMLDESTVDSMEISSDKGMRIRLSKTPVARGTVQYAAAPAAAPAPAPAAATAPAVAPAPAAVAAPAPAPASKGVDVKSPMVGTFYGSPEPGAKAYVSVGQTVKKGQVLCIIEAMKIMNEIESEVAGKVIEILASDAQPVEYGQVLFRVDPNG
- a CDS encoding PilT/PilU family type 4a pilus ATPase, yielding MADAPAPKPATAAPAAAPAAAPYNFKLVLQTMVQQGGSDLHLKIGRPPTMRLNGELVAMDLPALRPEDLRSIGEQIIPPKQRKEFDESKDADFAIGVPGIGRFRVNVYQQRGSLAYAFRAIAFQAMTMEELNLPPILKDIALKHRGLVLVTGITGSGKSTALASMIHYVNEHRHANIITIEDPIEFLHRDINSHINQREVGTDTVSFSQALRRVLRQDPDIIMIGEIRDLETLEIALKAADTGHMVFSTLHTMDATQTINRVLSFYPPNEQADIRFQLSTALQAVVSLRLVPRSDRPGRIPACEVLVNSAAVQDNIRDASKSLSIPDLIKEGTVQYGMQSFDQSLMNWYQQGVISYEAALAASTSPAEFALRVQGIAGTSDASIAGLSQDAR